A single window of Senegalia massiliensis DNA harbors:
- a CDS encoding L-threonylcarbamoyladenylate synthase gives MNKKTIIKKSDEENALELAASILRNGGLVVIPTETVYGLGANALNTEAVKKIFKAKGRPQDNPLIVHISNISQLNYLVEDITDSAKLAIEKFWPGPLTLIMKKKDIVPDIITGGLDTVAIRMPKNNIARKIIELADTPVAAPSANISGRPSPTYINHVKEDLFGKVDMIIDGGKTDVGLESTVLDVSGKTPMILRPGDITREDLLEVFDEVEQDKSLKDKKIVPKSPGQKYKHYSPKANMKIIRGDLEKVIKRINILDRDYGEKGLKVGILATEETKGRYENENLLILGSRRYPSTIASNLFLMLREFDKLDVDIILAEAIEEKGIGSAIMNRMEKAAGYDIENV, from the coding sequence ATGAATAAAAAAACAATCATAAAAAAATCAGATGAAGAAAATGCACTTGAATTAGCAGCTAGCATTTTAAGAAATGGTGGATTAGTTGTTATACCTACAGAAACAGTATATGGACTAGGAGCAAATGCACTAAATACTGAGGCAGTAAAAAAAATATTCAAAGCAAAGGGAAGGCCTCAGGATAATCCGTTAATTGTGCATATATCAAATATAAGTCAATTAAATTATTTAGTAGAAGATATAACAGATTCTGCAAAATTAGCAATAGAGAAATTTTGGCCGGGACCTTTAACTTTAATAATGAAGAAAAAAGATATTGTACCAGATATAATTACAGGAGGACTTGATACAGTTGCTATACGTATGCCTAAAAATAATATAGCTAGAAAAATAATAGAATTAGCTGATACTCCTGTTGCGGCACCTAGTGCTAATATATCAGGAAGACCAAGCCCAACATATATAAATCATGTTAAAGAAGACTTGTTTGGAAAAGTAGATATGATAATAGATGGTGGAAAAACAGATGTAGGTTTAGAATCTACTGTATTAGATGTATCTGGGAAAACTCCAATGATACTTAGGCCAGGAGATATAACTAGAGAAGATTTACTTGAAGTATTCGATGAAGTTGAACAAGATAAATCATTAAAAGATAAAAAAATTGTACCTAAATCTCCAGGACAAAAATATAAACACTACTCTCCTAAGGCAAATATGAAGATAATTAGAGGGGATTTAGAAAAAGTAATAAAAAGAATAAATATTTTAGATAGAGATTATGGAGAAAAAGGATTAAAAGTGGGTATATTAGCAACAGAGGAAACAAAAGGAAGGTATGAGAATGAAAACTTACTTATATTAGGTTCAAGAAGATATCCCAGTACTATAGCTTCTAACTTATTTCTAATGTTAAGAGAATTTGATAAATTAGATGTAGATATAATACTTGCAGAAGCTATAGAAGAAAAAGGCATAGGAAGTGCCATAATGAATAGAATGGAAAAAGCAGCAGGGTACGATATAGAAAATGTATAG
- a CDS encoding chromate transporter: MISLKLFLSFFKIGLFSFGGGLAMLPFIQEELIKNRGWINPKEFIDMLAISQVTPGPIAINSATFLGFNINGVLGSAIATIAVILPSFLILITIAHFLERFKNSKYVEWIFSGIRPIVLSLIASALYLVGKESILDIKGAIIAIAIFYLVGIKKISPIIGIIGAGITGIFIY; this comes from the coding sequence ATGATATCATTAAAATTGTTTTTATCATTTTTTAAAATAGGTTTGTTTAGTTTTGGTGGAGGGCTTGCTATGCTTCCATTTATACAAGAAGAATTGATAAAAAATAGAGGTTGGATAAATCCAAAAGAATTTATAGATATGCTTGCTATATCACAAGTAACTCCAGGTCCTATTGCAATAAATTCAGCTACATTTTTAGGTTTTAATATAAATGGAGTATTAGGCTCAGCAATTGCAACAATTGCAGTGATACTTCCTTCATTTTTAATACTTATAACTATAGCTCATTTCTTAGAACGATTTAAAAATTCTAAATATGTAGAATGGATTTTTTCGGGAATTAGACCTATAGTATTATCACTTATAGCATCTGCGTTATATTTAGTCGGAAAAGAGTCCATATTAGATATAAAGGGAGCTATAATTGCCATAGCAATATTTTATTTAGTAGGAATAAAAAAAATAAGCCCTATAATAGGAATAATTGGGGCAGGAATAACTGGAATTTTCATATATTAA
- the prfA gene encoding peptide chain release factor 1: MLEKLDFLEEKYKDLNGKISDPDIINNINEWQKYVKEHAEIEPIVMKYREYKEATEQIEESKEMLNEKLEDDFKEMVKEELNELQKHQEELQEEIKFLLIPKDPNDEKNVIVEIRAGAGGDEAGIFAGDLFRMYSRYAERQGFKVDIMSTSSQGVGGFKEIVFMIKGKGAYSRLKYESGVHRVQRVPETESGGRIHTSTSTVAVLPEVDDVEVEINMNDVRVDVYRSSGNGGQSVNTTDSAVRLTHVPTGIVVAMQDEKSQLKNKDKAFKVLKARLYEKQVSEQNKEIAEARKSQVGTGDRSERIRTYNYPQGRITDHRINMTVYKLDNFLDGDIEEMVDALITTDQAEKLKTIEK; this comes from the coding sequence ATGCTAGAAAAATTAGATTTTCTTGAAGAAAAATATAAAGATTTAAACGGAAAGATAAGTGATCCAGATATAATAAATAATATAAATGAATGGCAAAAGTATGTAAAAGAACATGCTGAAATAGAACCTATTGTAATGAAATATAGAGAATATAAAGAAGCAACAGAACAGATAGAAGAATCAAAAGAAATGTTAAATGAAAAGTTAGAAGATGATTTCAAAGAGATGGTAAAAGAAGAATTAAATGAACTACAAAAACATCAAGAAGAATTACAAGAAGAAATTAAATTCTTACTTATACCAAAAGATCCTAATGATGAAAAAAATGTTATAGTAGAAATTCGTGCAGGAGCTGGAGGAGACGAAGCAGGTATATTTGCAGGAGATTTATTCCGCATGTATTCAAGATATGCTGAAAGACAAGGCTTCAAAGTGGATATTATGAGTACGAGTTCACAAGGAGTAGGTGGATTTAAAGAAATAGTATTTATGATAAAAGGTAAAGGTGCTTATTCTAGATTGAAATATGAATCAGGAGTTCATAGAGTACAAAGGGTACCAGAAACAGAATCTGGTGGAAGAATTCATACTTCAACATCAACAGTTGCAGTACTTCCTGAAGTAGATGATGTAGAAGTAGAAATAAATATGAATGATGTAAGAGTCGATGTATACCGTTCATCAGGTAATGGTGGTCAAAGTGTTAATACGACTGATTCAGCAGTAAGACTTACTCATGTTCCTACAGGAATAGTAGTAGCTATGCAAGATGAAAAATCACAGCTTAAAAATAAAGATAAAGCATTTAAAGTATTAAAAGCAAGACTTTATGAAAAACAGGTTTCAGAGCAAAATAAAGAAATAGCAGAAGCTAGAAAATCACAAGTAGGTACAGGAGACAGATCAGAGAGAATCAGAACATATAATTATCCACAAGGTAGAATAACAGATCATAGAATAAATATGACAGTATATAAATTAGATAATTTCCTAGATGGGGATATAGAAGAAATGGTAGATGCACTTATTACAACAGATCAAGCAGAAAAACTTAAAACTATAGAAAAATAA
- the rpmE gene encoding 50S ribosomal protein L31 — protein sequence MKEGIHPEYNTVKVRCACGNEFETGSTKEDIKVEICSECHPFFTGRQKFIDKGGRVDKFKKKYGM from the coding sequence GTGAAAGAAGGAATCCATCCAGAATACAATACAGTTAAAGTGCGTTGTGCATGTGGAAATGAATTTGAAACTGGTTCTACAAAAGAAGATATAAAAGTTGAAATTTGTTCAGAATGTCATCCATTCTTCACAGGACGTCAAAAGTTTATTGATAAAGGCGGACGTGTTGATAAATTCAAGAAAAAATATGGAATGTAA
- a CDS encoding complex I subunit 5 family protein — translation MDFIPILLIFIPIFFGVIIYLFHKRNINKFIFLSQSIISILFLYYINYFFDSNRVLKHTFGNWVQGIGITIKVDNLSIYFIALTIFLWWIIILFSWFKRKYEFKYLFFILILEGAFIALLISDDLFNIFILLEIISITTTILIIYKRDGFAVKSGLFYLLFNSIAMMFFLISLILLYSITGTLNIEMIALKIDNFNDTNIIIFSYIFMIISLAIKSGVFPAFVWLARANGAAPSSISALLSGIIEAGGIYIYIQLLSIYNMNLFDNIILTIGVFTSLSAGIMAICHKDIKQILALSTISQIGLIFIGLSNITEYMYIGALAHIFNHAIFKTLLFLVAGIIINRYNSRDITKIRGVFKESPIVSIFFIIGLLSISGAPFFSGFITKTIMEYGASSRLILKTIIKIINFITLLYSIKLIQIFFGTSKVNKLNMKLSNISIFILVFILILIGILGVNIIENIFRVDLNDIEFFTLNNVIYYLISFLLGGAFYKLFLKDDNKIFRKIRNYNLSFENTNTISLVTVVFMIIWVWVF, via the coding sequence ATGGATTTTATACCTATACTTTTGATATTTATACCAATATTTTTTGGAGTTATAATATATCTGTTTCATAAAAGAAATATAAATAAATTTATATTTCTTTCTCAATCAATCATTTCGATATTATTTTTATACTATATAAATTATTTTTTTGATAGTAATAGGGTTTTAAAACATACCTTCGGAAACTGGGTTCAAGGAATAGGTATTACTATAAAAGTTGATAATTTAAGTATATATTTTATAGCACTTACTATATTTTTATGGTGGATTATAATACTATTTTCATGGTTTAAAAGAAAATATGAATTTAAATATCTATTTTTCATCTTAATACTAGAAGGGGCATTTATAGCACTTTTAATTAGTGACGATCTTTTTAATATATTTATTCTTTTAGAAATAATTTCAATAACAACTACCATACTTATAATTTATAAAAGGGATGGATTTGCAGTTAAATCAGGATTGTTTTATTTGTTATTCAATAGTATAGCTATGATGTTTTTCTTAATATCGCTTATACTTTTATATTCTATTACTGGAACACTAAATATAGAAATGATAGCTTTAAAGATAGATAATTTTAATGATACTAATATAATAATATTTAGTTATATATTTATGATAATTTCACTTGCAATAAAATCAGGAGTTTTCCCAGCATTTGTATGGCTTGCAAGAGCTAATGGAGCAGCTCCTAGTTCAATATCAGCACTATTATCTGGAATAATAGAAGCTGGAGGAATTTATATTTATATACAGTTACTAAGTATATATAATATGAATTTATTTGATAATATAATACTTACAATTGGAGTATTTACTTCATTAAGTGCAGGAATTATGGCAATTTGTCATAAAGATATAAAACAAATCTTAGCATTAAGCACTATATCACAAATAGGATTAATATTCATTGGACTAAGCAATATAACCGAATATATGTATATTGGAGCTTTAGCACATATATTTAATCACGCTATATTCAAAACCTTATTATTTTTAGTAGCAGGAATTATAATAAATAGGTATAATTCTAGAGATATAACAAAAATAAGAGGTGTATTTAAAGAATCTCCTATTGTTTCTATATTTTTTATAATAGGATTACTCTCTATATCAGGAGCTCCATTTTTTAGTGGATTTATAACAAAAACTATAATGGAATATGGGGCAAGTAGTAGGTTAATTTTGAAAACAATAATAAAAATAATTAATTTTATAACATTGTTATATTCTATAAAGTTAATTCAAATATTTTTTGGAACTAGTAAAGTAAATAAATTAAATATGAAATTAAGTAATATTTCAATATTTATATTGGTATTTATTCTAATCCTTATAGGTATACTTGGAGTAAATATAATTGAAAATATATTTAGAGTTGATTTAAATGATATAGAGTTTTTCACATTAAATAATGTAATTTATTATTTAATCTCATTTTTATTAGGAGGAGCTTTTTATAAACTCTTCTTAAAAGATGATAATAAAATATTTCGTAAAATAAGAAATTATAATCTATCCTTTGAAAATACAAATACGATTTCATTAGTTACTGTCGTATTTATGATCATATGGGTTTGGGTTTTTTAG
- a CDS encoding ZIP family metal transporter gives MQLINNTLIGFIVGILGTSLGAIIALIFVNDNKKILSLILSFTAGLILSIVTFDLIYEAIELSNIRLTSFGIFIGTIIVVFMENILYKLQINKNHNQFIKSGLLMAIAIAIHNIPEGLAIGSGFMFTSDMGFKLAIIISLHNLPEGIAMATPLKISGFKGIKIIIYSILAGIPTGIGAFFGTILGGISDSFIGLCFAIAAGTMLYITCGELIPNSKDIHNNRLAPVTLCIGFIIGIMIINIL, from the coding sequence ATGCAATTAATTAATAATACTTTAATAGGTTTCATTGTAGGAATATTAGGCACTAGTTTAGGTGCAATAATTGCACTAATTTTTGTTAATGATAATAAAAAGATACTTTCACTAATACTTAGCTTTACTGCAGGTCTTATACTGTCTATTGTAACTTTTGATCTTATTTATGAAGCAATAGAATTATCAAATATAAGATTAACCTCCTTTGGAATATTTATTGGAACAATTATAGTAGTATTTATGGAAAATATATTGTATAAATTACAGATTAATAAAAATCATAATCAATTCATTAAATCTGGACTATTAATGGCTATTGCAATTGCTATACACAATATTCCTGAAGGTCTTGCTATAGGTTCTGGTTTCATGTTTACATCTGACATGGGTTTTAAACTTGCTATTATAATATCTCTCCACAATTTACCTGAAGGTATAGCTATGGCAACTCCTTTAAAAATAAGTGGATTTAAAGGAATCAAAATAATAATCTATTCAATACTTGCAGGAATTCCTACAGGTATTGGTGCTTTTTTTGGAACTATATTAGGAGGTATTTCAGATTCATTTATAGGTTTGTGTTTTGCTATTGCTGCAGGTACTATGCTTTATATTACATGTGGAGAACTTATACCAAACTCTAAAGATATCCACAATAATAGACTTGCCCCTGTGACTTTGTGTATAGGTTTTATTATTGGTATTATGATAATAAATATATTATAA
- a CDS encoding thymidine kinase: protein MYGPNDHGYIEAAIGPMYSGKSEELIRRLRRAKIAKQKVQVFKPAIDNRYSKVDVVSHNGDKIEGVCISNSEEILELLDDDTEVVGIDEIQFLDRGIIHICRTLANRGLRVIVAGLDMDFRGEPFGPTPEILAISEFVDKLTAVCMVCGNPATRTQRLIDGKPAMYDEPTILVGAKESYEARCRLHHEVKRG from the coding sequence ATGTATGGACCAAATGATCATGGATATATAGAAGCTGCAATAGGACCTATGTATAGTGGAAAAAGTGAAGAACTTATAAGAAGGCTTAGAAGAGCAAAAATAGCAAAACAAAAAGTACAAGTCTTTAAACCTGCAATAGATAACAGGTATTCAAAGGTTGATGTAGTATCCCATAATGGAGATAAAATAGAAGGAGTTTGTATATCAAATTCTGAAGAGATATTAGAATTATTAGATGATGATACAGAAGTAGTAGGAATAGATGAAATTCAATTTTTAGATAGAGGAATAATACATATTTGTAGAACACTTGCAAATAGAGGACTTAGAGTAATAGTAGCAGGACTTGATATGGATTTTAGAGGAGAGCCATTTGGTCCTACACCAGAAATATTAGCTATATCAGAATTTGTGGACAAGCTTACAGCAGTATGTATGGTTTGTGGAAATCCTGCAACAAGAACTCAAAGATTAATAGATGGGAAACCTGCAATGTATGATGAACCAACAATACTTGTAGGAGCAAAAGAAAGTTATGAAGCAAGATGTAGACTCCATCATGAAGTAAAACGTGGCTAA
- a CDS encoding low molecular weight protein arginine phosphatase → MKNILFVCTGNTCRSSMAEAMLKDMTDDSEFNIYSRGVAAVDGTDASKQAIRVMDSMGIDMRSHKAKSLTRKDVEKADIILTMTNNHKSLVLNLYPETKNKLYTLKEYANKDIDINDILDEINEIYKSINEKRTHLMEQRKGEIRKLQQKRRKLLKEVEKIDIELKEWERDIESELEDEKAKITKLQSKIPSLDIKDPFGQPTSVYEKSAEEIKETLKKVVKNLKK, encoded by the coding sequence ATGAAAAACATTCTTTTTGTATGTACAGGAAATACCTGCAGAAGTAGTATGGCAGAGGCAATGTTAAAGGATATGACTGATGATAGTGAATTCAACATATATTCAAGAGGAGTAGCTGCAGTAGATGGGACAGATGCATCAAAACAAGCTATAAGAGTAATGGATAGTATGGGAATAGACATGAGAAGTCATAAAGCCAAATCACTTACAAGAAAAGATGTAGAAAAAGCAGATATAATACTTACAATGACAAATAATCATAAATCTTTAGTACTTAATTTATATCCTGAAACAAAAAATAAACTATATACTTTAAAGGAATATGCTAATAAAGATATAGACATAAATGATATATTAGACGAAATAAATGAAATATATAAATCTATAAATGAAAAAAGAACACATTTAATGGAACAAAGAAAAGGTGAAATTAGAAAGTTACAACAAAAGAGAAGGAAACTATTAAAAGAAGTAGAAAAAATTGACATTGAATTAAAAGAATGGGAAAGGGATATAGAAAGTGAATTAGAAGATGAAAAAGCTAAAATAACTAAATTACAAAGTAAAATACCATCACTCGATATAAAAGACCCATTTGGACAGCCTACATCTGTATATGAAAAAAGTGCAGAAGAAATAAAAGAAACATTAAAAAAAGTAGTAAAAAATTTAAAAAAGTGA
- a CDS encoding chromate transporter translates to MKDLLKFFITFFKIGIFTIGGGYAMLPLIQREVVDKNRWLTEKEFLDILAVAQSSPGAIAINTSILVGYRLNKIKGAIFCAIGVAAPSFLIILFVVKFVYGFRDNIIVEKVFKGLTPAVVGLIGASLWNLYISAKLKPILIIISILAAIILIIFGISPVYVLLTAAFVSIAYNKLREEREK, encoded by the coding sequence TTGAAAGACCTTTTAAAGTTTTTTATCACCTTTTTTAAGATTGGTATATTTACAATAGGTGGTGGATATGCAATGCTTCCATTAATACAAAGAGAAGTAGTAGATAAAAATAGATGGCTAACTGAAAAAGAATTTTTAGATATACTTGCAGTTGCTCAATCATCACCTGGTGCAATTGCTATAAATACTTCTATACTTGTAGGATATAGGTTGAATAAAATAAAAGGTGCTATTTTTTGTGCAATAGGAGTAGCAGCTCCTTCCTTTTTAATCATATTATTTGTAGTTAAATTTGTATATGGATTTAGAGATAATATTATAGTGGAAAAAGTATTTAAAGGGCTTACGCCTGCAGTAGTAGGACTTATTGGGGCATCATTATGGAATTTATATATATCTGCTAAGTTAAAACCTATATTAATAATTATATCAATATTAGCTGCTATCATTCTTATAATATTTGGAATTAGTCCTGTATATGTATTATTAACTGCTGCATTTGTATCTATAGCATATAATAAATTAAGAGAAGAAAGGGAAAAATAA
- a CDS encoding metal ABC transporter solute-binding protein, Zn/Mn family — protein sequence MKKIFIVLTILLVVLTGCADDNNEAQKNDKFTVAAGIPPIKGFINSIAEEKIEIVTMIPPGNSPTNYQPSPKELQKFSDSKVYFAMGVPAEESNIIPKVKDLNEDMEIIHLANSIEQDFPNRYFEEDEEHTHEDGETHDDEEGRDPHIWLSPKRVIAMVDIITDKLIELDSENEDFYIENSEKYKEELKQIDESIKQSLEGVKSQSFIIYHPSFGYFADDYGLNMVAIEESGKEASAKRITEVIDFAKENNIKFVFYQQEFSSSQAETIAEEIDGKAIKVDPLSEDYIDNMKNISEKFSEVLN from the coding sequence ATGAAGAAGATATTTATTGTTTTAACAATATTATTAGTTGTATTAACAGGCTGTGCTGATGATAACAATGAAGCACAAAAGAATGATAAGTTTACTGTAGCTGCAGGGATACCACCAATAAAAGGATTTATAAATTCTATTGCAGAAGAAAAAATAGAAATAGTTACTATGATACCACCAGGAAATAGTCCTACAAATTATCAGCCTTCACCAAAAGAGTTACAAAAATTTAGTGATTCTAAAGTATATTTTGCTATGGGAGTACCAGCAGAAGAATCAAATATTATCCCAAAGGTAAAAGACTTAAATGAAGATATGGAAATAATCCATTTAGCAAATAGTATAGAGCAAGATTTTCCTAATAGATATTTTGAGGAAGATGAAGAGCATACCCATGAAGATGGCGAAACTCATGATGATGAAGAAGGTAGAGATCCACATATATGGTTATCACCTAAAAGAGTTATTGCTATGGTAGATATTATAACAGATAAGTTGATAGAACTAGATTCTGAAAATGAAGATTTCTACATTGAAAATAGTGAAAAATATAAAGAAGAATTAAAGCAAATAGATGAAAGTATAAAACAAAGTTTAGAAGGAGTAAAGAGTCAGTCATTTATAATTTATCATCCTTCATTTGGATATTTTGCTGATGATTATGGTCTCAATATGGTAGCAATAGAGGAGTCAGGTAAAGAAGCAAGTGCTAAAAGAATAACTGAAGTAATAGATTTTGCTAAAGAAAATAATATAAAATTTGTTTTTTATCAGCAAGAATTTAGCAGTTCACAAGCAGAAACTATAGCAGAAGAAATTGATGGCAAAGCAATAAAGGTTGATCCACTATCAGAAGATTATATTGACAATATGAAAAATATTTCAGAAAAGTTTAGTGAAGTATTAAATTAG
- the prmC gene encoding peptide chain release factor N(5)-glutamine methyltransferase, with amino-acid sequence MSTTVRDLLERGFKSLSKTERKSPRLESELIVMHLLDVDKAYLYTHPNRIVSKEIIEKFEELIEKRKEGYPIQYILKNQEFMGLDFHVTEGVLVPRPDTEILIEYIIKFARKNKKEKIKILDIGTGSGAISLSLAYYIENSYIYSVDISEKAIKIARKNKKKMNLEDRVELITKDILEGFPEIDEKMDIVVSNPPYIPSRDIDSLQIEVSKYEPRLALDGGDDGLVFYRYITEKAKEKLIDNGLLCYEIGYDQGESVKNIMGDNGYKEILVLKDLQGRDRAVIGRMG; translated from the coding sequence GTGAGCACAACTGTAAGAGACCTTTTAGAAAGGGGTTTCAAATCTTTATCAAAAACAGAAAGGAAAAGTCCAAGATTAGAGTCAGAGCTAATAGTGATGCATTTGTTAGATGTTGATAAAGCATATCTTTATACTCACCCAAATCGTATAGTAAGTAAGGAAATTATAGAAAAATTTGAAGAATTAATTGAAAAAAGAAAAGAAGGTTATCCTATACAATATATATTAAAAAATCAAGAATTTATGGGCTTGGATTTTCATGTAACAGAAGGAGTACTTGTACCAAGGCCAGACACTGAAATATTAATTGAATATATAATAAAATTTGCTAGAAAAAATAAAAAAGAAAAAATTAAAATATTAGATATAGGAACAGGAAGCGGTGCTATATCACTTAGTCTTGCTTACTATATAGAGAATTCATATATTTATTCTGTGGATATAAGTGAAAAAGCAATAAAAATAGCCCGTAAAAATAAAAAGAAAATGAACCTTGAAGACAGAGTAGAATTAATAACTAAAGATATTTTAGAAGGATTCCCAGAAATAGATGAAAAAATGGATATAGTAGTATCAAATCCTCCTTACATTCCTTCAAGAGATATTGATAGTCTTCAGATAGAAGTGTCAAAATATGAACCTAGACTTGCATTAGATGGTGGAGATGATGGGCTAGTATTTTATAGATATATAACAGAAAAAGCAAAAGAAAAACTTATAGATAATGGGCTTTTATGTTATGAAATAGGATATGATCAAGGTGAAAGTGTTAAAAATATAATGGGAGATAACGGATACAAAGAAATATTAGTATTAAAAGACCTACAAGGTAGGGATAGAGCAGTTATAGGAAGGATGGGTTAG
- a CDS encoding complex I subunit 5 family protein has translation MQFIPIFLIFIPIFSAMIIYLVHDRRINYLAFVTQITSIILYIVYSKYFITIGRKHIFTLGPWNKAIGITFLIDNLSMVFVALTIFIWTLIILYSWNKREHEYKFLFFLLFLEGAFIALLFSNDLFNIFVVLDIITILSTILIIYKKDGFSVRAGLYYLAFNSVGILFYLLGLILLYSFTGTLNMDTIKIKIEFFRDTSIVKLSYVFIMAAVGVKSALFPVYNWLPRAHSAAPSGVSALLSGLLVKSGLYAFIRMNQMFNIDLLNDFFFLLGFVTGFLGVLFALTQKDIKQILAFHTISQIGIMLMGISAMEGELLIGGTLHVFNHAIFKTLLFLGAGILINRYGSRRVTEIRGVFRDSPIISIFMIIGILSITGAPLFNGYVSKTIIKHGLYGSSLKVNMLNLLNLGTIISFVKFSQIFFGRSYVNKLHHRTSETSIGILAITCLFLGLFSKSIMLNLFGIEVSYLNIFDMGYIMDYIINVFLGYIIFKLIIEKDYKIIKKLRHVNLSFSTTNIMLITFIAIMILWIKI, from the coding sequence ATGCAATTTATACCGATATTTTTGATATTTATACCAATATTTTCAGCTATGATAATATATTTAGTACATGATAGAAGAATAAATTACTTGGCATTTGTAACCCAGATTACAAGTATAATTTTATACATAGTTTATTCAAAGTATTTTATAACTATAGGAAGAAAACATATATTTACATTAGGACCATGGAATAAAGCAATTGGAATTACATTTTTAATTGATAATCTTAGTATGGTCTTTGTAGCACTTACAATATTTATTTGGACCTTAATAATACTTTATAGCTGGAATAAAAGAGAGCATGAATATAAGTTTTTATTCTTCTTATTATTTCTAGAAGGAGCATTTATAGCACTTTTATTTAGTAATGACCTTTTCAATATTTTTGTTGTACTAGATATAATAACAATACTTTCAACAATACTTATAATATATAAAAAAGATGGTTTTTCAGTTAGAGCAGGGCTTTATTATCTTGCTTTTAATTCAGTAGGTATATTATTTTATCTATTAGGATTGATTTTATTATATTCATTTACAGGTACACTTAATATGGATACAATAAAGATTAAAATAGAATTTTTTAGAGATACAAGTATAGTGAAATTATCTTATGTATTTATAATGGCAGCAGTAGGAGTAAAGTCAGCACTTTTTCCAGTATATAATTGGCTTCCAAGGGCTCATAGTGCTGCACCATCTGGAGTATCAGCTTTACTTTCAGGATTGCTTGTAAAAAGTGGATTATATGCATTTATTCGAATGAATCAGATGTTTAATATAGACCTATTAAATGATTTTTTCTTTTTATTAGGTTTTGTAACTGGATTTTTAGGTGTTTTATTTGCATTAACTCAAAAAGATATAAAGCAAATTTTAGCCTTTCATACAATATCTCAAATAGGTATTATGCTTATGGGAATAAGTGCTATGGAAGGAGAACTTTTAATTGGTGGAACCCTACATGTATTCAATCATGCAATATTTAAGACATTACTATTTTTAGGGGCAGGAATACTTATAAATAGATATGGGTCAAGACGTGTTACAGAAATAAGAGGTGTATTTAGGGATTCACCAATTATATCTATATTCATGATAATTGGTATATTATCTATAACAGGGGCACCTTTATTTAATGGATATGTAAGTAAAACAATAATAAAACATGGACTTTATGGAAGTAGTTTAAAGGTAAATATGTTAAACTTGCTTAATTTAGGAACAATAATTTCATTTGTAAAGTTCTCTCAAATATTTTTTGGTCGTTCTTATGTAAACAAGTTACATCATAGAACAAGCGAAACTTCTATTGGTATATTAGCTATAACTTGCTTGTTTTTAGGATTATTCTCAAAAAGTATAATGTTAAATTTATTCGGAATAGAAGTATCCTATTTGAATATATTTGATATGGGTTATATAATGGATTATATAATAAATGTATTTTTAGGATATATAATATTTAAACTTATAATAGAAAAGGACTATAAAATAATAAAAAAATTAAGACATGTAAATTTATCATTTTCTACTACAAATATAATGTTAATAACGTTTATAGCAATAATGATTTTGTGGATAAAAATTTAA